Proteins from a single region of Apium graveolens cultivar Ventura chromosome 7, ASM990537v1, whole genome shotgun sequence:
- the LOC141674572 gene encoding uncharacterized protein LOC141674572 — translation MENQQSNLNELYAKLTIEDEEEGGVIVGQADIAQIKESYVLIGRFLTEKSINFTAMQNVLASIWRPKEGVEIHDLGDMRYSFVFYHPLDVQKFVDGGPWSFEQGMLVFKQITGDEDPKMVLLNEADIWIQVYDIPKGFVSESILQSIANSIGCFVKSDPVNLNGLWKSYYRIRVRVDVSKPLKRRMKIKREGGEWSWVNFKYERLSTFCFVCGKLGHSERDCNVVYANAGKELERAYGTWLRAPNKNSRTGTGSRWLRNGDGSSNWEPTGDSSKSPAGGGETARNMAIIKEGGNSVAKNLEDNERIIITERNQGHKDMGGRNLNRTNPLGGNNGGNFVIDLKRRRTEEDTELEENGPITMQTDGLFELEKSGDTTVPKNLNVAGSVEQARLIL, via the coding sequence ATGGAAAATCAACAAAGTAATCTGAACGAGCTCTATGCAAAGTTAACAATtgaggatgaagaagaaggaGGGGTAATCGTTGGGCAGGCTGATATTGCCCAGATTAAAGAGTCATACGTATTAATCGGGAGATTCCTGACGGAAAAGAGTATCAACTTTACTGCAATGCAGAATGTCTTAGCATCAATATGGCGACCAAAAGAGGGTGTGGAAATCCATGACCTAGGGGATATGCGTTATTCTTTTGTGTTCTACCACCCCCTGGATGTACAAAAGTTTGTTGATGGCGGTCCGTGGTCATTTGAACAGGGAATGCTAGTGTTCAAACAGATAACAGGGGATGAAGATCCAAAGATGGTACTATTGAATGAGGCTGATATATGGATACAAGTCTATGATATCCCTAAAGGCTTTGTCTCGGAGTCCATATTGCAGAGTATTGCAAATTCCATTGGATGCTTCGTGAAGTCTGATCCGGTAAACCTTAATGGATTATGGAAATCATATTATCGTATTAGGGTCCGAGTAGATGTCTCCAAACCACTTAAGAGGCGCATGAAAATCAAACGGGAGGGTGGAGAATGGAGTTGGGTCAATTTCAAATATGAAAGACTTAGTACGTTTTGTTTCGTGTGTGGAAAATTAGGACACTCGGAGCGAGACTGTAATGTGGTGTATGCTAATGCAGGAAAAGAGTTGGAACGGGCATATGGCACGTGGTTACGGGCACCAAATAAGAATTCACGTACTGGTACTGGATCGAGATGGCTGAGAAATGGGGACGGAAGTAGCAACTGGGAACCGACCGGTGATAGCTCGAAATCGCCGGCAGGAGGTGGAGAGACTGCGCGGAATATGGCGATAATCAAGGAGGGTGGTAATTCTGTTGCAAAAAATCTGGAGGATAATGAAAGGATTATTATTACGGAGAGAAATCAGGGGCACAAAGATATGGGCGGGAGAAATTTAAACAGGACAAATCCGTTGGGAGGAAATAACGGAGGGAATTTTGTGATTGACCTAAAAAGACGTCGCACTGAGGAAGATACGGAGTTAGAGGAAAATGGGCCCATAACCATGCAAACAGATGGGCTTTTTGAACTGGAGAAAAGTGGTGATACAACTGTTCCAAAAAACTTGAATGTGGCGGGTTCTGTAGAGCAGGCCCGCCTAATATTATGA